One window of Hymenobacter sp. BRD128 genomic DNA carries:
- a CDS encoding SDR family oxidoreductase: MKKHPQQVALITGANKGLGLEIARQLGRQGLTVVLGARQGKAAAPAAALRAEGLDAHEVELDVTSAADIATLPTFFETQFGRLDVLVNNAGVQLDDGPDVSPDTLRQTYEANVIGPYAITQALLPLLRQAPAGRIVNQSSILGSLTAISQGQGGSWATPGYTSSKAALNMLTVVLAQHLAGTNIKVNAAHPGWVKTDLGGDNAPLGVVEGAKTAVRLALLPADGPTGGYFHDTERLPW; encoded by the coding sequence AAGGGGCTAGGCCTCGAAATAGCGCGCCAGCTCGGCCGGCAGGGCCTCACGGTGGTGCTGGGCGCCCGCCAGGGCAAGGCTGCCGCACCCGCCGCCGCGCTGCGCGCCGAGGGCCTCGACGCCCACGAGGTAGAGCTCGACGTAACCAGCGCCGCAGATATTGCCACGCTGCCCACGTTCTTCGAAACGCAGTTTGGCCGGCTCGATGTGCTCGTGAACAATGCCGGCGTGCAGCTCGACGACGGCCCCGACGTGAGCCCCGATACCCTGCGCCAAACTTACGAGGCTAATGTCATTGGTCCTTATGCTATTACGCAGGCCTTGCTGCCGCTGCTGCGCCAGGCGCCGGCCGGGCGCATCGTTAACCAAAGTAGTATTTTGGGTTCGCTCACAGCTATCAGCCAGGGGCAGGGCGGCAGCTGGGCCACGCCGGGTTACACCTCCTCTAAAGCAGCGCTCAATATGCTGACGGTGGTGCTGGCCCAGCACCTGGCCGGCACCAACATTAAGGTGAATGCGGCCCACCCCGGCTGGGTCAAAACCGACCTCGGCGGCGACAATGCCCCGCTGGGCGTGGTCGAAGGGGCCAAAACCGCCGTGCGGCTAGCCCTGCTGCCCGCCGACGGCCCCACCGGCGGCTACTTCCACGATACCGAGCGCCTGCCCTGGTAG